The region CTGCACCAATTGATGCGTCACCAATGATTGCAGAGTTCAAGACAGCAGTGTCATTGACAGTATCAAATACAAATGGCGCATGGACCTTTCCGTCTATTAAATTAAGAAATCCAATAGTGTCAGCCATAATTAGAAATTCAGATCTAGACTCCCCATCCTCTCCTATCGACGCCCCTAGTGCGACGCCAGCTTGGACAACTTTACCATCTGCTCTAACTTGGGTTTTTACTTGCCAGTTTGCCTTTATCGCACCATCAAGATTCGCAACTGTTTCTGAAACTTGCTGAACAGTAGCCTCAATTCCCCCTAAATCACCCAAGCCATCAATAGTCGCGGTTAACGTTTGAATATCTTGTGCCAATGCAGAATCGGCATCCGCTCGCGCCGTTTGCTCTGCCAAGATAGCAGCTGAGTTGTCACCAACGGTCGCGGTTAACGCATCAATGTCTTGTGCCAATGCAGAATCAGCATTCGCTCGTGCGGTCTGCTCTGCCAAGATAGCAGCTGAGTTATTCCCTACCGTCGAGGTGACGGTATCGATACGAGAGCCTAGTGCTTCATCTGCGCTGGCGCGAGTTGAAGCCTCTGTGCTGATCTGAGATTCAGCGGTACCAACTCTAGATGTCAGTGCATTAACGTCGGTCGCCAATGCAGAATCGGCATCCGCTCGCGCCGTTTGCTCTGCCAAGATAGCAGCTGAGTTGTCACCAACGGTCGCGGTTAACGCATCAATGTCTTGTACCAATGCTGAATCAGCGTTCGCTCGTGCGGTCTGCTCTGCCAAGATAGCTGCATTTGAATCGTCGATCTTCGCCGTTACAAGCACGACACTTTCAGCTAGCGCATCGTCAGCACTTACTCGAGCTAATCGCTCATCCGTGATAGCAGCTTCGCTTGCTCCAACTGAAACTTTTAATGTGTTTATTTGCCGAGCAAGTGAATAATCCCTCTCGTTCGACGCAGAAGTAGCGCTAACATTACCAACAAATGACTCTTCGTCATCATCATCACCGGCATACCACTGAAATCGTTCGTCAGTAGAACTATCATCACCAGATAAGAAGCCAAACGTTTTCAGTGCATCGTCAAGAATGCGTGAGTCAAGCTCGCTTACCTGTCCAGTCCTAACCTCGGACTCATTAATAATTGCAGCTGAGTTGTCACCAACGGTCGCGGTTAACGCATCAATGTCTTGTGCCAATGCAGAATCAGCGTTCGCTCGTGCGGTCTGCTCTGCCAAGATAGCAGCTGAGTTATCCCCTACCGTCGAGGTGACGGTATCGATACGAGAGCCTAGTGCTTCATCTGCGCTGGCGCGAGTTGAAGCCTCTGTGCTGATCTGAGATTCAGTGGTACCAACCCTAGATGTCAGTGCATTAACGTCGGTCGCCAATGCAGAATCGGCATCCGCTCGCGCCGTTTGCTCTGCCAAGATAGCAGCTGAGTTGTCACCAACGGTCGCGGTTAACGCATCAATGTCTTGTGCCAATGCAGAATCAGCGTTCGCTCGTGCGGTCTGCTCTGCCAAGATAGCAGCTGAGTTATCCCCTACCGTCGAGGTGACGGTATCGATACGAGAGCCTAGTGCTTCATCTGCGCTGGCGCGAGTTGAAGCCTCTGTGCTGATCTGAGATTCAGTGGTACCAACCCTAGATGTCAGTGCATTAACGTCGGTCACCAATGCAGAATCAGCATCCGCTCGCGCTGTTTGCTCTGCCAAGATAGCAGCTGAGTTGTCACCAACGGTCGCGGTTAACGCGTCAATGTCTTGAGCTAATGCAGAATCAGCGTTCGCTCGTGCGGTCTGCTCTGCCAAGATAGCAGCTGAGTTATCCCCTACCGTCGAGGTGACCGTGTCGATACGAGAGCCTAGTGCTTCATCTGCGCTGGCGCGAGTTGAAGCCTCTGTGCTGATCTGAGATTCAGTGGTACCAACTCTAGATGTCAGTGCATTAACGTCGGTCGCCAATGCAGAATCAGCATCCGCTCGCGCTGTTTGCTCTGCCAAGATAGCAGCTGAGTTATTACCAACAGTCGCGGTAATTTGAGCTATAGATTGAGAGAGAGCCTCATCCCTAGTTGCAGATGCCGCATCAACCCTTGCTATTGAAGCCTCATTGTTTGCAACTCTTCCGCCTACGATTGAGATGGATTTTGCCTGTGAATAGTCAGCTTGATTAGATGCAGAAGTAATTGATACATTACCAACAAACGTATCTTGATCTTCATCATCTCCAGCGTACCAAAGCACATCTTCAGGCGAATTTTCATCATCACCAGATAAATACCCTATTAAATCATCACCAATCCCATCAATCTTTTCTTCAAAATTGATTTTAAGATCATCAATTCGGTCATTTATATCACCAGACAGATTGGAGACGGTTTGATTTGTTTCATCAATACGCTGATTGACTGTGTTGCTCAGCTCCTCTACGGTTTGGTTTGACGAGTCAATTCGTGAATTAACATCTTGAGAAAGGTCAGACACAACCTGATTAGTCTGATCTATTTTTTGATTAACATCTAAGCTTAAAGCAGAAATCGTTTCGTTGACTTCACTAATTTTTTGATCAACTTCGATGTCTATATCACTGGCAATCCCATCTCCTATCTGTTCAATAAGACCAGGGGCCAGCTCTCCAGTGCCGATCTTCCCCTCCAGATAGCTGAGAATCTCATCTGATGAAGTTGAGGAAACACCGCGAACCCATGCCGTCCATGCACTCACATTTCCTGTTCTATCTAAAATTCTGGCTCTGAACCAAAATTCAACTCCAGCGGCTAAACCAGAAAGCTCATGGCTCTGATCAGGGTAAGCATAATTACCAAGCGTTTGCGCACTATTCCCATCGGAGTTGTCAGCGTATTCAATTTCCGTATATAGCGTATCTTCAGAATCATCGGAAAAAGCCCAATTTAACTGAATAGAAAAAGCCTTGCTCTGTGTAGTAAAAAGCGCTAGCGCTGGCGGCTCACCGTTTTTTCCTGTGATATCGGTAAGCGCTGAAGATGCTGGCACAGAAGCAGTTCCGGCAGCATTGATAGCTCTAACACGAGCTATATATTGCCCAGTATAAACCCCTTTAACCTGAGTGCTTAGCTGCCCAGTTCTAGGTATTGATACCCATTCGCTATAATCTCGACGCCACTGAACATCATAAGATACAGCCCCATCCACTTCATCCCACTTAATCGTCATCGTTGTAACAGCCATCGTCTGCTCAACATGGATGGATTGTGATATTAAAACAGAGCTTGGTGCAGCTTGTCCTCCAACTGGAAGGTTACTAACCGGCCTTTCCTCAAGGCGCGCGCCTGAATCAACATAATCGTATTTATTTAAATTGTAAGCCACGCCAGTGAACTCATATTCGATAGTATCGCTATCTGACTTTTTGGCGCTAATAATTTGAAAATGCTGACTAGCTAAAGCGTCACTTTCTATTACCCATTGAAAGAAACGCTCTGGGGTTTCACTAAAAGGTGTAGAAATAACAACATCACGACCAGAAACTTCAAAAATAGTTCGAGCTTCTGATATTCCAGATGGTAGGTTCACCCTAATTGTACTTCCAGAACTGAAGTCTATGTCAGAGTCAACGGTAATAGTTAAACCATCACTAGAGACCTCAGAAATCCTTCCTCCGATTCTCGAACCCGATATCAACTTATCAGCTACAGAAATGATATTACCGACCTGAGGAATTTCACCGTCCATACCCATTTTAAACGAAACGGTTCTATCGTTATTATTTGTGTAAATAGCCCATTTACCACGGCGCTGAGCCTCAGACTCTCTCGTACAACCATAGGCGGACAACTCTACAACATTATCGCCATAACGAATTTGAAGATCGTCGTCATAAGTTGTTGTAACATCGGTTTCATAAGCGTTGTCGGGGTCATCCCAGCTAACTAGGGCTCTTGTGTACTTAACTCGAGAATCACTGCCAGAATAAGTAAACAGGCCATCGATCACGTTAGCATTGGTAATTACATAGTCAGGGTCTCTAGGCATGTCCGCTCGAACCATCATTTGGCTCTGCATCCAATAGACCATTCCTCTATAAATAGCTGAAATATCTCTTAGAACCTGCCATGCTTCAGTTGCTGTTTGCAGGTAGATATTGCACTCATAGCGATGTTCCATTCCCCCTTTCCCATCAGAAACGAGCTGATCGCAATATCGGGCTATATCGTAAAGTTCGAACTTATTTAGAAAACCGGCACCAACACGGTCGCCGATAGAAAAACGGTTTTCTACGATCAAATCGTAGGTCACCCAAGCAGGGTTATTCGTGTACGCATATTTAAATCCACCCGTCCACGTACCTGAGTAAACCCTCTCTTCTGGATCGTAATTATCAGGAACCCTAACCTTTCTCATCTTTGCATGGACAGCAATCGTCGGAATGTTGTTAAACTGACTAGCGTCAAACTCAACGCCCAGCAACGCGGTATTAGGATAGCGTAGCTTAAGATCAATAACTTCCGTGATTGCAGCGATGTTCATGGTATCTGCGATGGAACTATCATTCTGATTTGGAGTGATACGAACAACGCGCACTACCCATGAACTTCCCTCAGGCAAATTTACTCGAGTGCTTCTTTCGTAGGTTGATATTGCATAACCACTAATCGATAAATCAGCCAGGACCTCATAAGGCCCGCCATCTGTAGAAACTTCGATTCGATACTTAATTTCGTACCCAACAAGGTCTCCATTGCTTTTCTGTCGACGAAGAGCTGGCCAACTAAAACGAATAACCACCGCCGACAATTGGCTATCTGTTATAGAGTGCACCCACGGAACATCACTGGTAAGTTCGACGCCGACACTAGTCTCTGACTCCACCCCTGGGAAGCCGGGTATATAATCCTGATCAACGGTGCCAGGTCGAAAAGCCCAAGATACGCCACTGAAGTTACTGGAACCATTTTCGGAAATTAGCGGCGTCCCATCGAGGTAAATATCTTTTCCATCCACTCCGCCTTCAAACTCACCCTCTCCAAGCGCTAGCAATATTTTGGCTGTGGCTATTGAGCGTAAGTCGACGTCAGCTTCGTATGGTGTAGAAGAGCTGCTACTTTTTTTACCAGAGACTACAGGTTTGTTCATAAGGACCTACATTAAGATTTTGTACTGATATCTTCCGCATAAATTCCGGCACTAATAATCGCGCCGCCTATTCGACGCTCTCCGTACCCAATTCCAACAACACTTCCGGCCGCTGTAGTGTTAACCGCCCCACCAAAGGCATAACTAGGATCGCTCTCAGACGAACTCGTACTCTTGGGCTGAGGAGAAAGCATTTGATACAAACCACCGATCGCTAGCGATAGCCCGACACTCGCAGCAGTACCCCATGCTCCAGCCCCCGCAGCAAATGCCGCGCCAACCCCACCAGTGGCAATAACAGCGGCAGCGATCAAAGCAACACCTAAAACAGTTTGAAATGCGCCAGCTCTTTTACTGCCCCCAACAACTGGAACAAGCCGGATTTCATTTGTTCCAGCATAAGAGAGCCCATCTTCACCGATATTTTCTCTGTTTCGAAAAATGACATAACGAACTCCCTTCTTGGCCTGCTGCCTAATAAATTGCTCGAATCCATCAATCGTGCACTTTAAAGCGGAAAAAGCCTCTCTAGTGGTCCCAGAGTCCAAATCGTAAACATGATTCCTGCCAAACTGTTTTGCCAGAGATCCTGACAATAAAATGGTGGTAACAGACATAGGTAACTCCTTATTCAATAAGATCACGGTGGCGAACAATCATTCGGGTGCATCGCAGCCAGAAACCGCCGAAAACATCCCTCTTACTCAACTTGCCATACATGTGCTGAAGTATCATTCCATCCCCCACATAGACTGCTGCGTGATTTGCCTTCTTACTCCGTATCTGCATGATGATTACATCACCTTTCTTAAGTTCAAATCCAGCTAAAGCCTCAGGCGAATTTTCACAGACTTGAAGGAAACCGGCTGACTTAAAATTATCTAAGTAAAGATCTTCCCCTCTTTCCCACCAGCCATCATTTCTCTCATAATCTGGGATATCAATATCCAACTCTGATGAGAAATAATCTCTAATCAATCCATAACAGTCCCAAATTCCATGAACAAATTGCCTTCCAATCAACGGCGGCGAGTCGGTTAGAGGGGCAAACTGGAATAAGTCACCTTCTGGCCAACTAAAAATCAGCCAATTAGCCAAGGGAAATTCACTATGTAAGCTGTAAGCCTTTGCCAGATCTGTCGGGCTTGGTCTACTTGAGGAATCAGGATGGCTATGACATATACCGATAATCTCGCCAATGTCTTCACATGTGGCAATATCAATAGGATTGATTACAAAATCACTCTCTGGGGTGGGAGATGTATTTCTACAGGGCATATAAACCTGACTATCTCCCTGTTGGACAATTAAGCCACAGCACTCTTTGGGGTACTCAGCCTTAGCGTGCTGCATGAATTTTTGATTAGCTTCTGCTCTGCCGTTAACAGGGCTCATCATTGCTTCCACAATTCCTCCAGGAGGGATAAATTGGCCAGAAAAAACAAACCCTGAAGCACCATTAGCACCTCAGGGTTATTATCTCGTTAGAGTTCTTTATCGCTTAATGAGTCTTACTGCTGGAAATCCTCCATGAGGCAGTTGGTTGTTTTCACCAAACCGCACCTTGCAACCAGCAAGGGTTCCAGAGCATTTATCCAAAGAAGGATCATCCGTCGGCTTATCATCTACGGTATACATTTGCTCGCCAGAATAACCGCAATCAGCCCCTCTGTACTGACCTTTGATGCACCACTGGCAATAAGCAGTCATTTTGCGACCTATCTTCATTCCACCTACATCCGCGGGGCTGGCTAACTCAAATGTAACCTGATTCTTGTCTTCCGAAGATTTTCGGCTAATGTACCAAAGCTCAACACTTTCCTGATCAGGATCGGCATCATCATTACCACCGGGGAAGTTATCCGAATCCAGATATTTTTTTAATGTGCGGTGTATAGTTACTTTAGCCTGGGACATATCTTGATACGCCAAGCATAATGCCGTTATAGAGCTGTCTACGTTAGCAACAGAAAGTGATGGTGATGCCGGTGAGCCATCACTATTTGACTCAAGGCCTGAGATTGAAGCGGGCCAAGTGAAGTAATCACGGCCTTGCCAAACTATTTTACTTAAAGGAAGCTCGTCACCACTTGATATTGCAGAGCGAATTTCTTCCTCAGTATACCCTTGAAGATGAGATTGAAATCTAAGAACATCAGCTCCAAAATCAGTGCCGTCTATTTCAATCAGTACGAGCTCATTGCCAGGATCTAATTTTTGAATATCAGCTGTTAATGACATGATTCCTCTTATGAATAAAAAACCTCTTCAAAGGTGGCAGTTATTCTGTAAATACCTGCACCTAAAGGCTGGCATGAGTATGACGGCACGGTGAAAAGCTTAAGTCCAGATAATGGAGGCTTCCATGCGAACGCTTTATGACCTTCATGCTCATCAAAGAAGCGAATGATTTCATCAGCTTCTGACTTCACTTTTGTGAAGGTTAGGGGCCAATTTTGCCTTTTGTTGTTGATACCATCACCCGCAGTTTGGGTATAACCATCCCCAAACTGCGCCGTTCTTAAACGAAACTCAAATGAGCCAGAGGCTTGAGCATCTGCGCAATGAGTGAATTCAGATATTGCCATTTATCGTCCTTTCATCGCTCGCCAAATAGTACCGCCAGGTTGCAGTTGTTTTGCAATTTCAGCTTTAGCTCCAGCTCGCGCAGAATCGGCATAAGCTTTTGCTAAACCTTGTGAGTCATTGTTACTACTTTCGGAGTCAGAAACGTTAATTTGTTGCTGTATCACAACGCTTGAACTTTGACCGCTAGAAGATGCAGAAGAAGAGCCAATAGCAGAACCAACAACTCCACCCGAGGCATAGCCAGTGAGACCGCTTGTGTAGCCAGACATGCCCTTTCTCATAGCTTCAACGATGCCAACGCCACCAGCTCTATTTACATCATCCTGCGACCACACCACCTCACCCTTGTGGACAATTCCAGCGGGTTCATATTTACCACCCGCTCCTGTGTATCCGCCTGTAGAGTACATGGGACCTATAGAACCAACATCAATAGAAGCCCCCATCCCAGCGCTATAATCAACACCAGGTGCTGGGGTAGTAAAAAGGCTACCGATAGCCGAAGTAGCTGACGAAAGCAGGCCAGCCGCCGCTTGTTGAGAAGCTATTCTCACCATGTCCTTTATGATGGCATCCGCAAAATCTTTAAAGGAGGCTTTTCCTGTTAAAGCGAAATCCGCGATGGTGTCAGCCATTTCGTTAAACATGCCAGTGAAGAACTGCTTGGAAATTGTTGCCGCTTTGCGTGACTCGTTAACATAGTCTTTCATGGCGGCCTGAAACCCATTGGTCCAGTCAGATTCATACTCGTCAACCTGAGCGTAGTAATCCCTATTAGCCTCAAGGCGATCAGATAAACTTTTTTGGAGTATACTCTTCTGCTTATCAAGCTCTTCTTGAGAAATTTTTCCAGAAACCTGATCTGAGGTGGCTGCTTGTATTTGCTTGGCAATATCTTTTCGGATGCTTAATTCATCTTTAAGCTGTTTGTTCTGATCGCCATCCAAACCCTGATTAGCCAATGCATCACTATACTTTGCCATTTCGGCAGCTAATGTAGCATCTGCAGCTGACTGCATGTTTTGAGTGCGAGATAACTGCTCTTTTAGCTTTATCTCGTTCTCTACCGCTATATTCTTTTGAAGCTGAGACCGAATCGCGTCTTCACTGGCTAAAAGGCTTTTTTGATCTGCAGTAAGGGTTTGTTTTGACTTGATGTCAGCAATTTTCTGCTCAAATTTTGCCAAAGTTTCTCGTGATGAAGCCAACTTGGTATTAGTGCTTAATTGTTCGTTAAAGACAGATTCTTGTTCTCTTAGGCTCTGCAGCATTTTGGTTGCAGCATCTTCCGTTGCCTTGGTGGGTTTGAATCTATCATTAATTGCTTTTGTGGTTTTTGATACCAGCTCTGGGTCCAGCAACTTACTGTCAGGGTTAACAAGTCGAATGGCTTCAAGGTTATCTTTGTAA is a window of Vibrio porteresiae DSM 19223 DNA encoding:
- the gpJ gene encoding TipJ family phage tail tip protein, which encodes MNKPVVSGKKSSSSSTPYEADVDLRSIATAKILLALGEGEFEGGVDGKDIYLDGTPLISENGSSNFSGVSWAFRPGTVDQDYIPGFPGVESETSVGVELTSDVPWVHSITDSQLSAVVIRFSWPALRRQKSNGDLVGYEIKYRIEVSTDGGPYEVLADLSISGYAISTYERSTRVNLPEGSSWVVRVVRITPNQNDSSIADTMNIAAITEVIDLKLRYPNTALLGVEFDASQFNNIPTIAVHAKMRKVRVPDNYDPEERVYSGTWTGGFKYAYTNNPAWVTYDLIVENRFSIGDRVGAGFLNKFELYDIARYCDQLVSDGKGGMEHRYECNIYLQTATEAWQVLRDISAIYRGMVYWMQSQMMVRADMPRDPDYVITNANVIDGLFTYSGSDSRVKYTRALVSWDDPDNAYETDVTTTYDDDLQIRYGDNVVELSAYGCTRESEAQRRGKWAIYTNNNDRTVSFKMGMDGEIPQVGNIISVADKLISGSRIGGRISEVSSDGLTITVDSDIDFSSGSTIRVNLPSGISEARTIFEVSGRDVVISTPFSETPERFFQWVIESDALASQHFQIISAKKSDSDTIEYEFTGVAYNLNKYDYVDSGARLEERPVSNLPVGGQAAPSSVLISQSIHVEQTMAVTTMTIKWDEVDGAVSYDVQWRRDYSEWVSIPRTGQLSTQVKGVYTGQYIARVRAINAAGTASVPASSALTDITGKNGEPPALALFTTQSKAFSIQLNWAFSDDSEDTLYTEIEYADNSDGNSAQTLGNYAYPDQSHELSGLAAGVEFWFRARILDRTGNVSAWTAWVRGVSSTSSDEILSYLEGKIGTGELAPGLIEQIGDGIASDIDIEVDQKISEVNETISALSLDVNQKIDQTNQVVSDLSQDVNSRIDSSNQTVEELSNTVNQRIDETNQTVSNLSGDINDRIDDLKINFEEKIDGIGDDLIGYLSGDDENSPEDVLWYAGDDEDQDTFVGNVSITSASNQADYSQAKSISIVGGRVANNEASIARVDAASATRDEALSQSIAQITATVGNNSAAILAEQTARADADSALATDVNALTSRVGTTESQISTEASTRASADEALGSRIDTVTSTVGDNSAAILAEQTARANADSALAQDIDALTATVGDNSAAILAEQTARADADSALVTDVNALTSRVGTTESQISTEASTRASADEALGSRIDTVTSTVGDNSAAILAEQTARANADSALAQDIDALTATVGDNSAAILAEQTARADADSALATDVNALTSRVGTTESQISTEASTRASADEALGSRIDTVTSTVGDNSAAILAEQTARANADSALAQDIDALTATVGDNSAAIINESEVRTGQVSELDSRILDDALKTFGFLSGDDSSTDERFQWYAGDDDDEESFVGNVSATSASNERDYSLARQINTLKVSVGASEAAITDERLARVSADDALAESVVLVTAKIDDSNAAILAEQTARANADSALVQDIDALTATVGDNSAAILAEQTARADADSALATDVNALTSRVGTAESQISTEASTRASADEALGSRIDTVTSTVGNNSAAILAEQTARANADSALAQDIDALTATVGDNSAAILAEQTARADADSALAQDIQTLTATIDGLGDLGGIEATVQQVSETVANLDGAIKANWQVKTQVRADGKVVQAGVALGASIGEDGESRSEFLIMADTIGFLNLIDGKVHAPFVFDTVNDTAVLNSAIIGDASIGAAKFTEWLESEAVNEDGNPILRLNFVTGEIQLNASSSGGGRMTLNNEVIQVYDENNTLRVRLGIW
- a CDS encoding tail assembly protein; the encoded protein is MSVTTILLSGSLAKQFGRNHVYDLDSGTTREAFSALKCTIDGFEQFIRQQAKKGVRYVIFRNRENIGEDGLSYAGTNEIRLVPVVGGSKRAGAFQTVLGVALIAAAVIATGGVGAAFAAGAGAWGTAASVGLSLAIGGLYQMLSPQPKSTSSSESDPSYAFGGAVNTTAAGSVVGIGYGERRIGGAIISAGIYAEDISTKS
- a CDS encoding C40 family peptidase, translated to MMSPVNGRAEANQKFMQHAKAEYPKECCGLIVQQGDSQVYMPCRNTSPTPESDFVINPIDIATCEDIGEIIGICHSHPDSSSRPSPTDLAKAYSLHSEFPLANWLIFSWPEGDLFQFAPLTDSPPLIGRQFVHGIWDCYGLIRDYFSSELDIDIPDYERNDGWWERGEDLYLDNFKSAGFLQVCENSPEALAGFELKKGDVIIMQIRSKKANHAAVYVGDGMILQHMYGKLSKRDVFGGFWLRCTRMIVRHRDLIE
- a CDS encoding phage minor tail protein L, with protein sequence MSLTADIQKLDPGNELVLIEIDGTDFGADVLRFQSHLQGYTEEEIRSAISSGDELPLSKIVWQGRDYFTWPASISGLESNSDGSPASPSLSVANVDSSITALCLAYQDMSQAKVTIHRTLKKYLDSDNFPGGNDDADPDQESVELWYISRKSSEDKNQVTFELASPADVGGMKIGRKMTAYCQWCIKGQYRGADCGYSGEQMYTVDDKPTDDPSLDKCSGTLAGCKVRFGENNQLPHGGFPAVRLIKR
- a CDS encoding phage tail protein, whose protein sequence is MAISEFTHCADAQASGSFEFRLRTAQFGDGYTQTAGDGINNKRQNWPLTFTKVKSEADEIIRFFDEHEGHKAFAWKPPLSGLKLFTVPSYSCQPLGAGIYRITATFEEVFYS